The Carassius gibelio isolate Cgi1373 ecotype wild population from Czech Republic chromosome B14, carGib1.2-hapl.c, whole genome shotgun sequence genome has a segment encoding these proteins:
- the pcdh18b gene encoding protocadherin-18b isoform X2 has translation MKCTTSEDLSCFNIHRTIHQPVFSLRGISTLRTASKMGTTKHSSDRNVLFCQTLLKLILLAAVAHNVSGKTLKYKVLEEQRVGTVIARLKEDVAGILSKLPSSVSPSFRAMQRGSTPLLSVREEDGEISIATKIDREKLCEKNLNCTIEFDVITLPTEYLQLFHIQVEVLDINDNAPQFSRAIIPIEISESASVGTRFPLDSALDPDVGENALHSYSLTRNNFFKIDIRTRTDGAKYADLVVMRELDRETQSSYQLQLTASDSGVPPKSGSTLLKISISDSNDNSPTFDEQAYVVNLLENSPLGTLLVDLNATDPDEGNNGKIVYSFSSHVPPKILETFKINPDNGHITLIKKVDYETTSSYEIDVQAQDMGPNSIPGHCKIIIKVVDVNDNKPKININLMTQGKEEVAYISEASPVDTFIALVRIDDSDSGLNGEVVCRLHGHGHFRLQKTYENNYMILTNVSLDREKRSEYSLTVIAEDRGSPSLSTIKHFTVQVQDENDNPPRFEKSRYEIFKSENNSPGAYLTSVVATDPDLGSNGQVTYSVVESQVQGSSISTYVTIDPSNGAVYALRSFDREEVSRLSFTVQARDGAGPAFLSSNTTVFLTVLDENDNPPIIVAPQLINHTAEVPLWRHAEPGHLVTIIKATDRDAGANSELTCSIISGNDEGLFVIEPRRCELRTNGSLEASGREGFDLAILVQDRGASIRLSARAVLHISLRDYPESYSLNPSDINNQSTLDLSMIIIISLGAICGVLLIVMVMFATRCSREQKDPRHSYNCRVAESTYQNHPKKPARQIHKGDITLVPTVNGTLPVRAHPRSPSASPAPESRQSHNSRQSLNSLVTISSNHVPENFALELAHATPPVEGQYQPRPSFRGNKYTRSYRYALNEMDKFSLKDSGRGDSEAGDSDCEMGRESPLLGEGFSELFTPDGHHRLHPTMKLCTEECRVLGHSDQCWMPPLPSPASSDYRSNLYIPGEDPQQKATPEAAQSGESTLRKKSFSTFGKESEEEEGEAGDGEDLCGTTSLLSEMNSVFQRLLPSSLDNYNETNETEKVTACAAGVGSLERRKGHLPGKPSPATFQQNVAVWAANTHFQNPGHGHAPASHMTALVAPLPAPLPAPMAASASSSKWLPAMEEIPENHEEDELESVLGHLHGKRCDSRSEIMDASELVAEINKLLQDVRQS, from the exons atgaaatgCACAACATCTGAAGATTTATCATGCTTTAATATACATCGAACAATCCACCAGCCAGTTTTCTCTCTGCGTGGAATAAGTACTTTGCGCACGGCTTCAAAGATGGGAACAACTAAACACTCCAGCGACAGGAATGTACTGTTTTGCCAGACGCTTCTTAAACTTATACTTCTGGCGGCCGTTGCGCACAACGTTTCGGGGAAGactttaaaatacaaagttttgGAGGAGCAGAGAGTAGGGACGGTGATCGCCAGACTGAAAGAGGATGTAGCCGGTATCTTATCCAAACTCCCGAGCTCAGTGTCCCCAAGCTTCCGCGCGATGCAGAGAGGCAGCACCCCTCTACTCTCCGTGCGCGAGGAGGACGGAGAGATCAGCATCGCCACCAAAATCGACCGCGAGAAGCTCTGCGAGAAAAACTTGAACTGCACCATTGAGTTCGACGTGATCACGCTACCAACGGAATACCTCCAACTGTTTCACATTCAAGTGGAAGTGTTGGACATCAATGACAATGCTCCGCAGTTCTCGCGCGCCATCATCCCCATAGAGATATCAGAGAGCGCGTCTGTGGGCACACGCTTCCCTTTGGACAGCGCGTTGGATCCGGATGTCGGAGAAAACGCGCTACACTCCTACTCACTCACTCGGAATAACTTTTTCAAAATCGATATCAGGACGCGTACGGATGGCGCAAAGTACGCAGACCTCGTTGTGATGAGGGAACTTGACAGGGAAACACAATCCAGCTACCAACTACAACTCACAGCATCAGACTCTGGCGTGCCGCCGAAATCTGGCTCGACTTTGCTTAAAATCAGCATATCTGATTCCAACGATAATAGCCCGACATTTGACGAGCAGGCTTACGTGGTCAACCTCCTGGAAAATTCACCACTGGGGACGCTACTGGTGGACCTGAACGCCACAGACCCGGATGAAGGCAATAATGGAAAAATTGTGTACTCTTTCAGCAGCCACGTGCCACCCAAAATCCTAGAGACCTTTAAAATTAACCCAGATAATGGCCACATCACTCTGATAAAGAAAGTTGATTATGAAACAACTTCTTCATACGAAATAGATGTGCAAGCTCAGGATATGGGTCCCAACTCCATTCCAGGCCACTGTAAAATAATCATCAAAGTGGTTGACGTCAACGACAACAAGCCAAAAATCAACATCAACCTTATGACTCAGGGCAAAGAGGAGGTGGCCTACATCTCAGAGGCCTCCCCTGTCGATACCTTCATCGCATTAGTGCGCATCGATGACAGCGACTCAGGTCTAAACGGTGAGGTTGTGTGCCGTCTACATGGCCACGGGCATTTTCGCTTGCAGAAGACCTACGAGAACAACTACATGATTCTCACTAATGTGTCTCTGGACCGTGAGAAACGCTCTGAATATAGCCTGACGGTAATCGCTGAAGATCGCGGCTCGCCAAGCCTATCCACCATCAAACACTTCACGGTGCAGGTGCAAGATGAAAACGACAACCCTCCACGCTTCGAAAAGAGCCGGTATGAAATCTTCAAGTCTGAGAACAATTCGCCCGGGGCATATCTAACGTCAGTGGTGGCCACCGACCCAGATTTGGGCTCTAATGGTCAGGTGACATACTCAGTTGTGGAGAGCCAGGTTCAAGGTAGCTCCATTTCAACCTATGTGACCATTGACCCATCTAATGGGGCTGTGTATGCTCTCCGAAGCTTTGATCGGGAAGAGGTCAGCCGGCTTTCGTTCACCGTGCAGGCGCGGGATGGTGCAGGCCCAGCTTTTCTGAGCAGCAACACCACGGTTTTTCTCACTGTACTAGATGAAAATGACAACCCACCTATCATTGTTGCTCCCCAACTAATCAACCACACAGCTGAGGTTCCACTATGGCGGCACGCAGAGCCTGGTCATCTGGTGACAATCATCAAGGCTACAGATCGTGATGCAGGGGCCAACAGCGAGCTGACTTGCTCCATCATCAGTGGTAATGACGAGGGACTCTTTGTCATTGAACCACGCAGATGTGAGTTACGAACCAATGGAAGCTTGGAGGCCTCGGGGCGGGAGGGATTTGATCTTGCAATCCTGGTGCAAGACAGAGGGGCGTCAATTCGTCTCTCAGCAAGGGCCGTTCTGCACATTAGCCTGCGGGACTATCCAGAAAGCTACTCCCTAAACCCTTCAGACATTAACAACCAATCGACCCTAGACCTGTCTATGATCATTATCATCTCCCTTGGAGCCATCTGTGGAGTGCTTCTCATCGTTATGGTAATGTTCGCAACCAGGTGCTCAAGAGAGCAGAAGGACCCAAGACATTCCTATAACTGCAGAGTGGCTGAGTCTACCTACCAAAACCATCCCAAAAAACCTGCCCGGCAGATCCACAAGGGCGATATCACTTTGGTCCCCACGGTTAATGGGACCCTGCCTGTTAGGGCCCATCCTCGCTCCCCTTCAGCCTCACCTGCTCCAGAGAGCCGGCAGAGCCACAACAGCCGCCAATCACTCAACAGCCTGGTTACCATCTCCTCCAATCACGTGCCAGAGAACTTCGCCCTAGAACTCGCTCATGCCACACCACCTGTCGAg GGCCAGTACCAACCCAGACCCAGTTTCCGTGGCAACAAATACACCCGGAGCTACAG GTATGCTTTGAATGAAATGGATAAGTTCAGCCTAAAGGACAGTGGAAGAGGAGACAGTGAGGCAGGAGACAGTGATTGTGAGATGGGAAGAGAGTCTCCTCTACTTGGAGAAGGCTTCAGTGAGCTCTTCACTCCTGATGGACATCACCGACTGCATCCGA CGATGAAGCTGTGCACCGAAGAGTGTCGTGTCCTCGGTCACTCTGACCAGTGCTGGATGCCCCCGTTGCCTTCCCCGGCCTCCTCTGATTACCGCAGCAACCTCTACATCCCTGGAGAAGACCCTCAACAGAAAGCCACCCCAGAAGCAGCGCAATCCGGCGAGTCAACTCTGAGGAAAAAGAGTTTCTCCACATTTGGCAAGGAGAGcgaggaggaagagggggaggCAGGTGATGGGGAAGACCTGTGTGGAACGACTTCCCTGCTGTCCGAAATGAACAGCGTGTTCCAGAGGCTCCTCCCCTCCTCGCTGGATAATTACAACGAGACTAATGAAACCGAAAAGGTAACAGCCTGTGCAGCTGGGGTGGGATCGTTGGAAAGAAGGAAGGGTCACTTGCCTGGTAAACCAAGCCCTGCGACTTTTCAGCAGAACGTGGCGGTTTGGGCTGCTAATACGCATTTCCAAAATCCCGGACATGGCCACGCCCCTGCAAGTCACATGACAGCCCTGGTGGCTCCGCTCCCCGCCCCTCTGCCAGCTCCCATGGCAGCATCAGCTTCCTCTTCAAAATGGCTGCCAGCGATGGAGGAGATTCCTGAGAACCATGAGGAAGATGAGTTAGAGTCTGTGCTCGGGCATCTGCACGGCAAGCGCTGCGACAGTCGCAGCGAAATTATGGACGCCAGCGAGCTGGTTGCAGAAATCAACAAACTCCTTCAAGATGTCCGGCAAAGTTAA
- the pcdh18b gene encoding protocadherin-18b isoform X1 — protein sequence MKCTTSEDLSCFNIHRTIHQPVFSLRGISTLRTASKMGTTKHSSDRNVLFCQTLLKLILLAAVAHNVSGKTLKYKVLEEQRVGTVIARLKEDVAGILSKLPSSVSPSFRAMQRGSTPLLSVREEDGEISIATKIDREKLCEKNLNCTIEFDVITLPTEYLQLFHIQVEVLDINDNAPQFSRAIIPIEISESASVGTRFPLDSALDPDVGENALHSYSLTRNNFFKIDIRTRTDGAKYADLVVMRELDRETQSSYQLQLTASDSGVPPKSGSTLLKISISDSNDNSPTFDEQAYVVNLLENSPLGTLLVDLNATDPDEGNNGKIVYSFSSHVPPKILETFKINPDNGHITLIKKVDYETTSSYEIDVQAQDMGPNSIPGHCKIIIKVVDVNDNKPKININLMTQGKEEVAYISEASPVDTFIALVRIDDSDSGLNGEVVCRLHGHGHFRLQKTYENNYMILTNVSLDREKRSEYSLTVIAEDRGSPSLSTIKHFTVQVQDENDNPPRFEKSRYEIFKSENNSPGAYLTSVVATDPDLGSNGQVTYSVVESQVQGSSISTYVTIDPSNGAVYALRSFDREEVSRLSFTVQARDGAGPAFLSSNTTVFLTVLDENDNPPIIVAPQLINHTAEVPLWRHAEPGHLVTIIKATDRDAGANSELTCSIISGNDEGLFVIEPRRCELRTNGSLEASGREGFDLAILVQDRGASIRLSARAVLHISLRDYPESYSLNPSDINNQSTLDLSMIIIISLGAICGVLLIVMVMFATRCSREQKDPRHSYNCRVAESTYQNHPKKPARQIHKGDITLVPTVNGTLPVRAHPRSPSASPAPESRQSHNSRQSLNSLVTISSNHVPENFALELAHATPPVEQVSQLLSILHQGQYQPRPSFRGNKYTRSYRYALNEMDKFSLKDSGRGDSEAGDSDCEMGRESPLLGEGFSELFTPDGHHRLHPTMKLCTEECRVLGHSDQCWMPPLPSPASSDYRSNLYIPGEDPQQKATPEAAQSGESTLRKKSFSTFGKESEEEEGEAGDGEDLCGTTSLLSEMNSVFQRLLPSSLDNYNETNETEKVTACAAGVGSLERRKGHLPGKPSPATFQQNVAVWAANTHFQNPGHGHAPASHMTALVAPLPAPLPAPMAASASSSKWLPAMEEIPENHEEDELESVLGHLHGKRCDSRSEIMDASELVAEINKLLQDVRQS from the exons atgaaatgCACAACATCTGAAGATTTATCATGCTTTAATATACATCGAACAATCCACCAGCCAGTTTTCTCTCTGCGTGGAATAAGTACTTTGCGCACGGCTTCAAAGATGGGAACAACTAAACACTCCAGCGACAGGAATGTACTGTTTTGCCAGACGCTTCTTAAACTTATACTTCTGGCGGCCGTTGCGCACAACGTTTCGGGGAAGactttaaaatacaaagttttgGAGGAGCAGAGAGTAGGGACGGTGATCGCCAGACTGAAAGAGGATGTAGCCGGTATCTTATCCAAACTCCCGAGCTCAGTGTCCCCAAGCTTCCGCGCGATGCAGAGAGGCAGCACCCCTCTACTCTCCGTGCGCGAGGAGGACGGAGAGATCAGCATCGCCACCAAAATCGACCGCGAGAAGCTCTGCGAGAAAAACTTGAACTGCACCATTGAGTTCGACGTGATCACGCTACCAACGGAATACCTCCAACTGTTTCACATTCAAGTGGAAGTGTTGGACATCAATGACAATGCTCCGCAGTTCTCGCGCGCCATCATCCCCATAGAGATATCAGAGAGCGCGTCTGTGGGCACACGCTTCCCTTTGGACAGCGCGTTGGATCCGGATGTCGGAGAAAACGCGCTACACTCCTACTCACTCACTCGGAATAACTTTTTCAAAATCGATATCAGGACGCGTACGGATGGCGCAAAGTACGCAGACCTCGTTGTGATGAGGGAACTTGACAGGGAAACACAATCCAGCTACCAACTACAACTCACAGCATCAGACTCTGGCGTGCCGCCGAAATCTGGCTCGACTTTGCTTAAAATCAGCATATCTGATTCCAACGATAATAGCCCGACATTTGACGAGCAGGCTTACGTGGTCAACCTCCTGGAAAATTCACCACTGGGGACGCTACTGGTGGACCTGAACGCCACAGACCCGGATGAAGGCAATAATGGAAAAATTGTGTACTCTTTCAGCAGCCACGTGCCACCCAAAATCCTAGAGACCTTTAAAATTAACCCAGATAATGGCCACATCACTCTGATAAAGAAAGTTGATTATGAAACAACTTCTTCATACGAAATAGATGTGCAAGCTCAGGATATGGGTCCCAACTCCATTCCAGGCCACTGTAAAATAATCATCAAAGTGGTTGACGTCAACGACAACAAGCCAAAAATCAACATCAACCTTATGACTCAGGGCAAAGAGGAGGTGGCCTACATCTCAGAGGCCTCCCCTGTCGATACCTTCATCGCATTAGTGCGCATCGATGACAGCGACTCAGGTCTAAACGGTGAGGTTGTGTGCCGTCTACATGGCCACGGGCATTTTCGCTTGCAGAAGACCTACGAGAACAACTACATGATTCTCACTAATGTGTCTCTGGACCGTGAGAAACGCTCTGAATATAGCCTGACGGTAATCGCTGAAGATCGCGGCTCGCCAAGCCTATCCACCATCAAACACTTCACGGTGCAGGTGCAAGATGAAAACGACAACCCTCCACGCTTCGAAAAGAGCCGGTATGAAATCTTCAAGTCTGAGAACAATTCGCCCGGGGCATATCTAACGTCAGTGGTGGCCACCGACCCAGATTTGGGCTCTAATGGTCAGGTGACATACTCAGTTGTGGAGAGCCAGGTTCAAGGTAGCTCCATTTCAACCTATGTGACCATTGACCCATCTAATGGGGCTGTGTATGCTCTCCGAAGCTTTGATCGGGAAGAGGTCAGCCGGCTTTCGTTCACCGTGCAGGCGCGGGATGGTGCAGGCCCAGCTTTTCTGAGCAGCAACACCACGGTTTTTCTCACTGTACTAGATGAAAATGACAACCCACCTATCATTGTTGCTCCCCAACTAATCAACCACACAGCTGAGGTTCCACTATGGCGGCACGCAGAGCCTGGTCATCTGGTGACAATCATCAAGGCTACAGATCGTGATGCAGGGGCCAACAGCGAGCTGACTTGCTCCATCATCAGTGGTAATGACGAGGGACTCTTTGTCATTGAACCACGCAGATGTGAGTTACGAACCAATGGAAGCTTGGAGGCCTCGGGGCGGGAGGGATTTGATCTTGCAATCCTGGTGCAAGACAGAGGGGCGTCAATTCGTCTCTCAGCAAGGGCCGTTCTGCACATTAGCCTGCGGGACTATCCAGAAAGCTACTCCCTAAACCCTTCAGACATTAACAACCAATCGACCCTAGACCTGTCTATGATCATTATCATCTCCCTTGGAGCCATCTGTGGAGTGCTTCTCATCGTTATGGTAATGTTCGCAACCAGGTGCTCAAGAGAGCAGAAGGACCCAAGACATTCCTATAACTGCAGAGTGGCTGAGTCTACCTACCAAAACCATCCCAAAAAACCTGCCCGGCAGATCCACAAGGGCGATATCACTTTGGTCCCCACGGTTAATGGGACCCTGCCTGTTAGGGCCCATCCTCGCTCCCCTTCAGCCTCACCTGCTCCAGAGAGCCGGCAGAGCCACAACAGCCGCCAATCACTCAACAGCCTGGTTACCATCTCCTCCAATCACGTGCCAGAGAACTTCGCCCTAGAACTCGCTCATGCCACACCACCTGTCGAg CAAGTCTCACAGCTTCTGTCCATACTTCATCAGGGCCAGTACCAACCCAGACCCAGTTTCCGTGGCAACAAATACACCCGGAGCTACAG GTATGCTTTGAATGAAATGGATAAGTTCAGCCTAAAGGACAGTGGAAGAGGAGACAGTGAGGCAGGAGACAGTGATTGTGAGATGGGAAGAGAGTCTCCTCTACTTGGAGAAGGCTTCAGTGAGCTCTTCACTCCTGATGGACATCACCGACTGCATCCGA CGATGAAGCTGTGCACCGAAGAGTGTCGTGTCCTCGGTCACTCTGACCAGTGCTGGATGCCCCCGTTGCCTTCCCCGGCCTCCTCTGATTACCGCAGCAACCTCTACATCCCTGGAGAAGACCCTCAACAGAAAGCCACCCCAGAAGCAGCGCAATCCGGCGAGTCAACTCTGAGGAAAAAGAGTTTCTCCACATTTGGCAAGGAGAGcgaggaggaagagggggaggCAGGTGATGGGGAAGACCTGTGTGGAACGACTTCCCTGCTGTCCGAAATGAACAGCGTGTTCCAGAGGCTCCTCCCCTCCTCGCTGGATAATTACAACGAGACTAATGAAACCGAAAAGGTAACAGCCTGTGCAGCTGGGGTGGGATCGTTGGAAAGAAGGAAGGGTCACTTGCCTGGTAAACCAAGCCCTGCGACTTTTCAGCAGAACGTGGCGGTTTGGGCTGCTAATACGCATTTCCAAAATCCCGGACATGGCCACGCCCCTGCAAGTCACATGACAGCCCTGGTGGCTCCGCTCCCCGCCCCTCTGCCAGCTCCCATGGCAGCATCAGCTTCCTCTTCAAAATGGCTGCCAGCGATGGAGGAGATTCCTGAGAACCATGAGGAAGATGAGTTAGAGTCTGTGCTCGGGCATCTGCACGGCAAGCGCTGCGACAGTCGCAGCGAAATTATGGACGCCAGCGAGCTGGTTGCAGAAATCAACAAACTCCTTCAAGATGTCCGGCAAAGTTAA